The following coding sequences are from one Panicum hallii strain FIL2 chromosome 5, PHallii_v3.1, whole genome shotgun sequence window:
- the LOC112894606 gene encoding pentatricopeptide repeat-containing protein At5g19020, mitochondrial-like — translation MPGGGPPLAPFLVASLKRSARLHCGEQLQALAAKSGLLASNAFVRNSVLAFYARLPSSLASAHQLFDETPPPLRDAAARNTLLAALARAGHLERAQRLLEDMPHSHRDTISYTMVVTALARVGHAGRAVAVFRCMLAEDVVPNEVTLAGVVTAFARHGAPMTVAVAHGVALRRGLDEFVILATNLVHAYAVVSDLCYARAVFDRMPDRTTVTWNAMLNGYVKAGMMKMAAEVFWRIPERDEVSWLTMIDGYIRADLISDALNAYVHMVHEVDANGNETLLVDLVKACARYSLVAEGQQLHSVTLKNGFDAHAFMQATLIHFYGCSGLIGLAQMQFRLSDKSHIASWNALLAGLVRRDLMQEAQQLFDDMPERDTISWSTLISGYVLNGCSDLALQLFFSMLNAGVDPNEITLASALSAVSESGTLDQGRWIHDYIINRSIRVTDNLNAGLIDMYAKCGSIADAVQLFNHASDKLSSISPWNAMICSLAVHGYAHMSLDLFSQLRRTGIKPNSITFIGVLNACCHTGMVAEGKQHFGSMMKEFGIQPTIKHYGCMVDLLGRAGYLEEVEQLVTMMPIKADKVLWGSILSAARAQGNVGLGEKAAKELAKLDQTHGASKVALSNIYADAGRWTNVSVVRKELQDENLERQSGSSGIV, via the coding sequence ATGCCCGGCGGCGGCCCTCCTCTGGCCCCGTTCCTGGTCGCATCCCTCAAGCGCTCCGCGCGCCTTCACTGCGGCGAGCAGCTTCAGGCGCTCGCCGCCAAGTCGGGCCTCCTCGCCTCCAACGCCTTTGTCCGCAACTCCGTCCTCGCCTTCTACGCCCGCCTCCCGTCCTCCCTGGCCAGCGCTCACCAGCTGTTCGACGAAACGCCCCCGCCGCTCCGCGACGCCGCCGCGAGGAACACCCTCCTCGCGGCGCTGGCCCGGGCGGGGCACCTCGAACGCGCGCAGCGCCTGCTCGAGGATATGCCGCATAGCCACAGGGACACCATCTCGTACACTATGGTCGTCACTGCGCTCGCTCGGGTGGGACACGCTGGGCGGGCTGTGGCCGTTTTCCGCTGCATGCTTGCTGAGGATGTTGTCCCCAATGAGGTGACCCTCGCTGGCGTGGTCACGGCATTTGCTCGCCATGGGGCACCGATGACAGTGGCGGTGGCTCATGGGGTTGCTCTGCGGCGGGGGCTGGATGAGTTTGTCATTTTAGCCACCAACCTGGTTCATGCCTATGCAGTGGTGTCAGATCTTTGTTATGCCCGTGCTGTGTTCGATCGGATGCCGGATAGGACCACAGTCACTTGGAATGCAATGCTCAATGGATATGTGAAGGCAGGGATGATGAAAATGGCTGCGGAGGTGTTCTGGAGAATCCCAGAGCGTGATGAGGTATCTTGGTTGACGATGATTGATGGTTATATCCGTGCAGATCTCATATCGGATGCACTGAATGCATATGTTCATATGGTGCATGAGGTAGATGCGAATGGCAATGAGACACTGCTTGTTGATTTGGTGAAGGCATGTGCTCGGTACTCTCTTGTCGCAGAAGGCCAGCAACTGCACAGCGTTACTCTGAAGAACGGTTTTGATGCTCATGCATTTATGCAAGCGACCCTGATCCATTTCTATGGGTGCAGTGGTCTTATTGGCCTTGCCCAGATGCAATTCAGATTGTCAGACAAGTCACACATAGCATCTTGGAATGCTCTTTTGGCTGGTCTAGTGAGAAGGGACCTAATGCAAGAAGCACAACAGCTGTTTGATGACATGCCTGAGAGGGACACCATTTCGTGGAGTACTTTGATATCTGGATATGTACTGAATGGATGTTCAGACTTGGCTCTGCAGCTCTTTTTTTCGATGCTGAATGCTGGTGTTGATCCAAATGAAATCACACTAGCGAGTGCTTTATCAGCAGTTTCAGAATCTGGCACATTGGATCAAGGTAGATGGATCCATGACTATATAATCAACAGATCAATCAGGGTTACTGACAACCTGAATGCTGGTCTGATCGATATGTACGCCAAGTGTGGAAGCATTGCTGATGCAGTGCAGTTATTCAATCATGCCAGTGATAAGTTGTCTTCAATTTCTCCCTGGAATGCTATGATCTGTAGTTTAGCTGTCCATGGTTATGCACACATGTCGCTTGACCTGTTTTCGCAATTACGGAGGACTGGCATTAAACCCAACTCAATTACATTCATTGGCGTTTTAAATGCATGCTGTCATACTGGTATGGTAGCTGAAGGGAAACAGCATTTCGGGTCCATGATGAAAGAATTTGGAATCCAACCGACAATTAAGCACTATGGTTGCATGGTTGATCTTCTTGGTCGAGCTGGGTACTTGGAAGAGGTAGAACAGCTTGTCACAATGATGCCTATCAAAGCAGATAAGGTACTTTGGGGCAGCATCCTTTCAGCAGCAAGGGCACAAGGTAATGTAGGATTAGGAGAGAAAGCTGCAAAAGAATTGGCAAAGCTCGACCAAACACATGGTGCATCCAAAGTAGCGTTGTCTAACATCTATGCTGATGCTGGTCGTTGGACCAACGTTTCAGTTGTTAGGAAGGAACTCCAGGATGAAAATTTGGAGAGACAATCAGGAAGCAGTGGCATTGTATAG